The proteins below come from a single Aegilops tauschii subsp. strangulata cultivar AL8/78 chromosome 6, Aet v6.0, whole genome shotgun sequence genomic window:
- the LOC109761622 gene encoding uncharacterized protein: MPMERSVSLAERSTAAAAAPANDLRCHSASYAVSYAPTKVQRARSTTSLSRPVAATAVQRSGSTRTVSGAGPTPGLNLRCYSASYAASYKPFSDGAAQAKGPNAATTTAATWSSTGRRSLNLRSYTPSFSALVDNEAPAPAPAKTDEAEAELQRKKRLVAYKVYDVEGKVKGSVRRSVKWIKVKCSRAVYGW; this comes from the coding sequence ATGCCAATGGAGAGGTCGGTGTCGCTGGCCGAGaggagcaccgccgccgccgccgcgccggccaaCGACCTCCGGTGCCACAGCGCCTCCTACGCCGTCTCCTACGCGCCCACCAAGGTGCAGCGCGCCAGGAGCACCACCTCCCTGTCGCGCCCCGTGGCGGCGACCGCCGTGCAGCGGAGCGGCAGCACGAGGACCGTCTCCGGCGCCGGCCCCACCCCGGGGCTGAACCTCCGGTGCTACAGCGCCTCCTACGCGGCCTCCTACAAGCCTTTCTCCGACGGCGCCGCCCAGGCCAAGGGGCCCaacgccgccaccaccaccgcaGCCACCTGGTCCTCCACCGGCCGCCGCTCCCTCAACCTGAGGAGCTACACCCCCTCCTTCTCGGCATTGGTGGACAACGAGGCCCCGGCCCCGGCCCCGGCCAAGACGGACGAGGCGGAGGCGGAGCTGCAGAGGAAGAAGCGGCTGGTGGCCTACAAGGTGTACGACGTGGAGGGCAAGGTGAAGGGGTCGGTGCGGCGCAGCGTCAAGTGGATCAAGGTCAAGTGCTCCCGCGCCGTCTACGGCTGGTGA